Proteins from a genomic interval of Thermoanaerobaculia bacterium:
- a CDS encoding 4Fe-4S dicluster domain-containing protein, which yields MLTGAASEAWSFIESGRPQDAPGYDVHDHWWAMFIDIEKCIGCGRCVDACKLENDVPDEAWFSRTWVERYTIPPPDPVDPKRELLPIVDSPNGGRNGFPPLEHAVAGAKTFYVPKLCNHCAHSPCVQVCPVGATFEGPDGVVLVDKDYCIGCRYCVQACPYGCRYIDPRTNTVDKCTLCYHRITKGLTTACCEVCPTQARLLGDLKNPGDPIHELLRTHKVHVLKPNLATGSKAYYNGLDVAVR from the coding sequence ATGCTCACCGGCGCAGCTTCGGAGGCCTGGTCGTTCATCGAGTCCGGGAGACCGCAGGACGCTCCCGGATACGACGTCCACGATCACTGGTGGGCCATGTTCATCGACATCGAGAAGTGCATCGGCTGCGGCCGCTGCGTCGACGCCTGCAAGCTCGAGAACGACGTCCCCGACGAGGCCTGGTTCTCGCGCACGTGGGTCGAGCGCTACACGATCCCGCCCCCCGACCCGGTCGACCCGAAGCGCGAGCTGCTGCCGATCGTCGACTCGCCGAACGGCGGCCGCAACGGCTTCCCGCCGCTCGAGCACGCGGTCGCGGGCGCCAAGACCTTCTATGTGCCCAAGCTCTGCAACCACTGCGCGCACTCGCCGTGCGTCCAGGTCTGCCCGGTGGGGGCGACGTTCGAGGGTCCCGACGGCGTCGTTCTCGTCGATAAGGACTACTGCATCGGCTGCCGCTACTGCGTGCAGGCCTGTCCGTATGGCTGCCGCTACATCGATCCGCGCACCAACACGGTGGACAAGTGCACGCTCTGCTACCACCGGATCACCAAGGGACTGACCACCGCCTGCTGCGAGGTCTGTCCGACGCAAGCCCGCCTGCTCGGCGATCTGAAGAACCCCGGCGATCCGATCCACGAGCTGCTGCGCACCCACAAGGTGCACGTGCTCAAACCCAACCTTGCGACCGGCTCGAAGGCCTACTACAACGGCCTCGACGTCGCGGTGCGCTGA
- the nrfD gene encoding polysulfide reductase NrfD: MHTLPGVEGFMYPNEMELQWSILIVLYPFITGLVAGAFILASLERVFRVEAVKPTYRLALLTALAFMLVAPLPLQLHLGHPERSLQMFTTPHTTSAMAMFGFVYLWYLLAVLVIEIWLEYRPLIVRRASSEKGILRLFYRILTLGSTNLSPRSLEIDDRVGRFITVIGIPSAFLLHGYVGFIFGSIKANPWWSTPLMPIVFLFSAIVSGIAAVLLIYIIYCKSKKIPIDAPCLDTIAKYLYYAFIVDFSLEMLDLIHRIYVADESFQSLDFMVKTKLYGSHILLQIGLGTLVPLGLLALTQTKQFSIVVRQRIYAVAAALTLVGIFAMRWNVVIGGQLFSKSFLGYTTYKMGFATREGLLPALIVMALPIFILWALVKLFPPMDEATPEAKAAPHL; the protein is encoded by the coding sequence ATGCACACCCTCCCCGGCGTGGAAGGCTTCATGTATCCGAACGAAATGGAGCTCCAGTGGAGCATCCTGATCGTGCTCTATCCGTTCATCACCGGCCTGGTGGCCGGCGCCTTCATCCTGGCTTCGCTCGAGCGCGTGTTCCGGGTCGAGGCGGTGAAGCCGACCTACCGCCTGGCGCTGCTCACGGCGCTGGCGTTCATGCTGGTCGCCCCGCTGCCGCTGCAGCTCCATCTGGGCCACCCCGAGCGCTCGCTGCAGATGTTCACCACGCCGCATACGACATCGGCGATGGCGATGTTCGGCTTCGTCTATCTCTGGTATCTGCTCGCCGTGCTCGTGATCGAGATCTGGCTCGAGTACCGGCCGCTCATCGTGCGCCGGGCCTCCTCGGAGAAGGGCATCCTGCGGCTCTTTTACCGCATTCTGACGCTGGGCTCGACGAACCTCTCGCCGCGCTCTCTCGAGATCGACGACCGCGTCGGGAGGTTCATCACCGTCATCGGCATCCCCTCGGCCTTCCTGCTGCACGGCTACGTCGGCTTCATCTTCGGCTCGATCAAGGCGAACCCGTGGTGGTCGACGCCGCTCATGCCGATCGTCTTCCTGTTCTCGGCGATCGTCTCGGGTATCGCAGCGGTGCTGCTCATCTACATCATCTACTGCAAGTCGAAGAAGATCCCGATCGACGCCCCGTGCCTCGACACGATCGCGAAGTATCTCTACTACGCCTTCATCGTCGATTTCTCGCTCGAGATGCTCGACCTGATCCACCGTATCTATGTCGCCGACGAGTCGTTCCAATCGCTCGACTTCATGGTGAAGACGAAGCTGTATGGGTCGCACATCCTCCTGCAGATCGGGCTGGGCACCCTGGTGCCGCTCGGCCTCCTGGCGCTCACCCAGACGAAGCAGTTCTCGATCGTCGTGCGGCAGCGCATCTATGCCGTGGCGGCGGCGCTCACCCTGGTCGGCATCTTCGCGATGCGCTGGAACGTGGTCATCGGCGGCCAGCTGTTCTCGAAGAGCTTCCTCGGCTACACCACCTACAAGATGGGCTTCGCCACCCGCGAGGGGCTCCTCCCGGCGTTGATCGTGATGGCGCTGCCGATCTTCATCCTGTGGGCGCTCGTCAAGCTCTTCCCGCCGATGGACGAGGCCACCCCGGAGGCGAAGGCCGCGCCGCACCTGTAA